One Candidatus Thermoplasmatota archaeon genomic region harbors:
- a CDS encoding DUF1573 domain-containing protein translates to MGLVSCPVCSVKVKAENLPDHMKKVHPGSDVRVKPVGRKRRNSSREGGSRKVVYAVSVVIILVLGSLLVYSMISSPGTPEISISPLSYSFGDISQREVSTTVQVRNTGDSDLVMTGISTSCGCTSAVLTVGGRRSPTFGMHNNPSGWSETLLPGQTASLDITYDATLHPDDGPVLRIVYIRSNDPARPEVEVELTANVIP, encoded by the coding sequence ATGGGTCTCGTTAGCTGTCCTGTATGCAGTGTGAAGGTCAAGGCTGAGAACCTGCCCGATCACATGAAGAAGGTCCATCCCGGATCAGATGTGCGGGTGAAACCGGTGGGGAGGAAGAGGAGGAATTCCTCGAGAGAAGGGGGCAGCAGAAAGGTCGTCTATGCAGTCTCCGTGGTCATAATCCTTGTCTTGGGTTCGCTTCTCGTCTACAGCATGATCAGCAGTCCAGGCACACCGGAAATATCCATCAGTCCGCTCAGCTACAGCTTCGGAGACATATCCCAGCGCGAGGTTTCAACGACTGTCCAAGTCCGAAACACAGGAGATTCGGATTTGGTGATGACGGGCATCTCTACGTCATGCGGGTGCACCTCTGCGGTTCTCACGGTCGGAGGCAGGAGGAGTCCCACCTTCGGGATGCATAACAATCCCTCGGGTTGGAGCGAGACTCTTCTTCCTGGACAAACCGCGTCTCTCGACATAACATACGATGCGACTCTACATCCGGACGACGGCCCGGTGCTAAGAATCGTCTACATAAGGAGCAACGACCCCGCCAGGCCCGAGGTCGAGGTTGAGCTCACGGCCAATGTGATCCCATGA